The Blastocatellia bacterium DNA window TGGGTGCTTGTGAGGTTCGCGGCCCCGCTGAACACGGGCGTTATGTGTCGCAAAGGCGTCCCCTATAGCGGCTGATCTTAAGCCAGGATATAACCAATCAACCTGAATCGAGATTCGGAGGCACTAATGGAAGAAATTACATCCGCAACTTCAGACTTGCTTTTGGCTGACTGGTTCCGAAGAGTTCGTGAGAGCCAACATATGCACTATGACGCCTCCCATTATTTTAGCCGCCTACATTACTATCTCGGAATACCGACGATGATATTGACCAGCTTGGTTGGGACAGCAGTGTTTGCTTCCCTTGATAAACAAAGCGTAGGCGACATCAAAATCCTGGTGGGCCTTGTGAGTATACTTGCGTCTGTCTTGGCAACCCTACAGACCTTTTTGGGGTTATCCGAACGAGCAGAAAGACATCGAGTGACCGCCGCCAGTTATTCGGCTATCAGGAGGCAATTAGAAATGATTAAGACGTTTCAGCCAGAGGAAAAGGAGAAGTTAATACAAACGTTAACAGACATAAGAGATCAAATGGATTCTTTGGCAAAATCCTCGCCCGAGGTCCCGCAGAAAATTCGCGACAGGACTTACATAGAACTCAAGCGGAATGAACATAAACGGGTATTCCATATACTGGAAGCAGGACAGGGTAGCAAGAAGCAATAATCCGACAGCGCCACATAACAACGACATGCACCGGAGCCGCCGGGCGCAGTTCCCATGAATACCCGCAATGCCGTTCGGCGGCCCGGTAATGTCCGGCGTTAGGTTTTCGTGATTACAACAAGAGGTTGCGGTAGATGAAGCTGAGAAAGAAAGACAAAAGGCAGAGAGATAAAAGAACAAAGACAACCCCCCCCAAATGCATGCAAGTCCAACTAGAAGATTGGTCGCACAACGCGTGCAGCATCGTTGCTGTTGTGCTGCTCGCGCTATTTTTTACCGCCAATGCGTTGGCTCAAGAAGCGACACAAACCGCACCCTGGGCCTACAAACTTCAATTTGAAAATGAATGGGTGCGCGTGATTCGCGTGCA harbors:
- a CDS encoding SLATT domain-containing protein — protein: MEEITSATSDLLLADWFRRVRESQHMHYDASHYFSRLHYYLGIPTMILTSLVGTAVFASLDKQSVGDIKILVGLVSILASVLATLQTFLGLSERAERHRVTAASYSAIRRQLEMIKTFQPEEKEKLIQTLTDIRDQMDSLAKSSPEVPQKIRDRTYIELKRNEHKRVFHILEAGQGSKKQ